The Mytilus trossulus isolate FHL-02 chromosome 3, PNRI_Mtr1.1.1.hap1, whole genome shotgun sequence genome contains a region encoding:
- the LOC134712223 gene encoding uncharacterized protein LOC134712223 isoform X5, with translation MNINQNAFLLCPICEKEYDDRRGAPRVLPCLHTCCSTCLQDLLNDNELCCQECQTRFDKTFDGVEAFPLDTAIRNYLDFIRVQLRPTEVPCTDCPDEANAHAFCRDCFLFICHECTRAHKRTHVTKKHILVSIEDMRECDLRDFHRKDTCQTKGHEEQIFTFYCDKRGCDVPICTLCAVSDHNQQHGHIIRNLSEVYEDSKSTVHNVIREINNRGNPMSEAVSQFESVVDDLTEKESEINHEIDSIFDRFQKLLEERRERLHREVEHHCQSRKRELTEKVSELKSYSTNVKTAVEFATRVMSYTTASEFLVLRDVLLKRILELKNHKVSIPAKDDVALRFYRGASDESFADLVNAIGKVVTKDSSNSPETVNSSFQSESYRNSKRSSFSDFQIELQKDFNTLNSLNNSPSLNEQQGSKSSDYRMQKTSYQSTKQSMSNGPQLIKPNSRSDDYDTIKPSIQTQYYTPKQNKQSEYRYPAENESGVVQVEFNGQSLEPRDIQTPDSEFETARSELRDVAKSINESKFKPIVNGTTESTSPSQDKPSFFSRHLSSPPENLHVISSETAEQDTLADDTQSESIVHQAGLTDCLQSLENKGELPRLIFPERSLSARSKEESPRAEETSSVQTTETAFVPQRAHRPPSQDQSEDVGVFVRNGIADGQPRSGPAIFNDVTSPDFSFDVLTVHEEREVSIDGKTLRNRKTGNPSSSTVVGPTQLKQYKGIIGNYSFQQPGKYYYEVDVTFNIIQPLEQTWLVFELGLSRKEDIDKHHTVERHEFARSFYVARYPEDGKLSQEFWHNRDLKAIIPLCDNSPGLTVEMTYGMLINTATGKITIADVKREKKLYTFTDVDFSKPLFPVFGTYNSDLVNVIMRIRAGASLVQFPPFLKGNEALDSPRKSDPFDSDQRIPAENEKGMIQRQISMPTRMAGGQHNMLSPRNNMSRSSENINETSFDSARSGLRTTTAKPVKSKFGSVTNGNCSPKEKPPQSFFNRTRSPPTVKTQPVPGKLRTSASTSQLDTLSRPLGLGDFMKELEKRGNLPKQVQTERSLSQTGEKSFQPTSERSFKPITSPLNQRRSYDTDTDDDEVFAKSSSSEELKSGPATFNDVQCPDFALDVDTCHEEREASVDGKIFKNRKTGKPSSGNPKKQLQQYKGILGNFSFKEPGKYYFEVVVTFNIIQPLEQTWLVFEIGLCRREDVDKHHTVERHEHARSFYVARYPEDGKLAQEFWHNRDLLAYVPLSENKAGLNVEVTYGMVVDTKRKKWIIADVKKEKKLHTFSGLNFTKPLLPVFGAYNPDLISVEMKVKTGAQISSYPAFLKGL, from the exons ATGAATATAAACCAGAACGCCTTCCTCTTGTGCCCGATTTGTGAAAAGGAGTATGATGACAGACGCGGTGCTCCACGTGTACTACCATGCCTACACACGTGCTGCTCAACGTGCTTACAAGATCTGTTAAACGACAACGAACTATGTTGTCAAGAATGCCAAACTCGTtttgacaaaacttttgatGGAGTTGAGGCCTTTCCATTAGACACTGCCATAAGAAACTATTTAGATTTTATTAGGGTACAGCTTCGACCTACAGAGGTTCCTTGTACTGACTGTCCAGATGAAGCAAATGCGCATGCATTTTGTCGGGACTGTTTCCTATTTATATGCCATGAATGTACACGTGCTCATAAAAGAACGCAcgtaacaaagaaacatattttagtATCTATAGAAGATATGCGAGAATGTGACCTTCGTGATTTTCACCGAAAAGACACATGTCAAACAAAGGGACACGAAGAACAGATATTTACATTCTACTGTGATAAACGAGGCTGCGATGTACCAATTTGTACCCTCTGCGCAGTCTCAGACCATAACCAACAGCACGGTCATATCATTCGTAACTTGAGCGAGGTTTATGAAGATAGCAAATCAACCGTTCATAACGTTATCCGAGAAATAAACAACAGGGGAAATCCAATGTCTGAAGCTGTATCACAATTCGAATCTGTAGTGGACGATTTGACCGAAAAGGAATCGGAaataaaccatgaaattgaTTCCATATTTGATCGATTTCAAAAACTGTTAGAAGAGCGAAGAGAAAGGCTTCACAGAGAAGTAGAACACCATTGCCAATCTAGAAAACGTGAACTAACGGAAAAAGTCTCGGAACTAAAAAGTTACTCAACTAATGTTAAAACTGCCGTAGAATTTGCTACCAGAGTCATGTCGTATACCACTGCGTCAGAATTCCTCGTGTTACGTGATGTGTTACTAAAGAGAATTTTAGAGTTAAAAAACCACAAGGTCTCCATTCCAGCAAAAGATGATGTGGCACTGAGATTTTATCGTGGTGCCTCCGACGAATCATTTGCAGATTTGGTCAATGCTATCGGAAAGGTTGTAACAAAGGACTCGTCCAATTCTCCAGAAACTGTTAACTCAAGCTTCCAAAGTGAAAGCTATAGAAACTCTAAACGAAGTAGTTTTAGTGATTTTCAGATCGAATTGCAGAAAGATTTCAACACTTTGAACAGTTTGAATAATTCTCCTTCTTTAAATGAACAACAGGGATCAAAATCATCTGATTATCGAATGCAAAAAACAAGTTACCAGTCAACTAAACAAAGCATGTCTAATGGCCCTCAGTTGATAAAACCTAATTCACGAAGTGATGATTACGATACCATTAAACCAAGCATCCAAACCCAGTATTACactccaaaacaaaacaaacaatcgGAATACCGATACCCAGCTGAGAACGAGAGCGGCGTCGTGCAAGTCGAGTTTAACGGCCAATCTTTAGAACCAAGAGATATACAAACTCCTGACTCGGAATTTGAGACAGCTCGAAGTGAATTAAGAGATGTTGCTAAAAGCATTAATGAATCAAAGTTCAAACCTATCGTAAATGGAACGACGGAATCAACTTCTCCAAGCCAGGATAAACCCAGCTTTTTCAGTCGGCATTTATCAAGTC CTCCGGAAAACTTGCATGTCATTTCATCTGAAACTGCCGAACAAGACACATTAGCAGACGATACACAGAGCGAGTCAATCGTTCACCAGGCGGGACTTACCGACTGTCTTC AAAGTCTGGAAAATAAAGGCGAATTACCGAGACTAATCTTTCCTG AGCGAAGCCTTAGTGCCAGGTCAAAAGAGGAAAGTCCGCGTGCTGAAGAGACGAGTTCTGTACAAACCACGGAAACAGCTTTTGTTCCCCAACGTGCTCACAGACCTCCATCTC AAGACCAAAGTGAAGACGTCGGAG TTTTTGTTCGTAATGGTATCGCGGATGGCCAACCAAGATCAGGACCCGCCATTTTCAACGACGTCACAA GTCCAgatttttcatttgatgtttTGACTGTTCACGAAGAGAGAGAAGTTTCCATTGACGGAAAGACATTGCGTAACAGGAAAACTGGAAATCCGTCCAGTAGCACAGTAGTTGGACCAACTCAACTGAAACAGTACAAAGGAATTATTGGGAATTATTCCTTCCAGCAACCAGGAAAGTACTACTACGAGGTTGATGTCACTTTTAATATCATCCAACCACTAGAACAGACTTGGTTAGTTTTTGAGCTGGGCCTTAGCAGAAAAGAGGACATCGATAAACATCACACCGTTGAAAGACACGAGTTTGCACGATCATTTTACGTTGCTCGTTATCCAGAGGATGGAAAACTGTCACAGGAATTTTGGCACAACCGTGATCTAAAGGCTATCATTCCTTTGTGTGATAACAGTCCTGGTCTTACCGTAGAGATGACATATGGTATGCTTATAAACACAGCAACTGGAAAAATTACAATAGCTGATGTCAAGAGGGAAAAGAAGTTATACACGTTTACTGACGTCGATTTTTCTAAGCCATTGTTCCCTGTTTTTGGAACTTACAATTCTGATCTTGTGAACGTCATTATGAGGATTCGAGCTGGAGCTTCGCTGGTACAGTTTCCTCCGTTTCTTAAAG GTAATGAAGCATTAGATAGTCCAAGAAAGTCGGATCCATTTGACTCTGATCAACGAATACCTGCAGAGAACGAGAAAGGCATGATACAACGTCAGATCAGCATGCCAACTAGAATGGCGGGTGGTCAACATAATATGTTATCACCTAGAAATAATATGTCAAGGAgctctgaaaatataaatgaaacttCATTCGATAGCGCCCGCAGTGGACTGAGAACAACCACTGCGAAACCTGTCAAATCTAAATTTGGATCTGTGACTAATGGAAACTGTTCACCAAAAGAAAAACCACCACAAAGTTTCTTCAACAGAACTAGAAGTC CTCCTACAGTAAAGACGCAACCCGTTCCTGGTAAACTCCGAACATCAGCTTCAACATCACAGTTAGATACCTTGTCTAGACCATTAGGCCTTGGAGACTTTATGA AGGAACTCGAAAAGAGAGGAAATTTACCTAAACAGGTTCAAACTG AGAGAAGTCTGAGTCAGACTGGGGAAAAATCATTTCAGCCAACTTCTGAAAGATCATTTAAACCAATTACTTCTCCTCTGAACCAAAGACGTTCTT ATGACACTGATACGGACGACGATGAAG TATTTGCGAAAAGTTCCAGCTCGGAGGAGTTGAAATCAGGACCAGCAACATTCAATGACGTGCAAT gtCCAGATTTTGCCCTTGACGTAGACACTTGTCATGAAGAAAGGGAGGCTTCTGTAGACGGAAAAATATTCAAGAATCGCAAAACTGGTAAACCATCATCTGGCAACCCGAAGAAACAATTACAACAATACAAGGGAATTCTTGGTAATTTTTCCTTCAAAGAACCCGgcaaatattattttgaagtGGTTGTTACGTTCAATATTATCCAACCACTCGAGCAAACATGGCTCGTGTTTGAAATTGGTCTATGTAGACGAGAAGATGTTGATAAACACCACACTGTAGAACGTCACGAGCATGCACGATCTTTTTACGTCGCAAGGTACCCAGAAGATGGAAAACTAGCGCAAGAATTTTGGCACAACCGTGATCTCCTTGCCTATGTACCCCTAAGCGAAAATAAAGCAGGATTGAACGTGGAGGTCACCTATGGAATGGTAGTGGACACGAAGAGGAAGAAATGGATCATAGCCGACGTGAAGAAAGAGAAGAAACTGCATACTTTTTCGGGATTAAACTTCACCAAACCACTTTTGCCGGTATTTGGAGCGTACAATCCAGATCTCATCAGTGTTGAAATGAAGGTTAAGACTGGTGCACAAATTTCTTCATATCCTGCATTTCTCAAAGGTCTTTAA
- the LOC134712223 gene encoding uncharacterized protein LOC134712223 isoform X12, producing MNINQNAFLLCPICEKEYDDRRGAPRVLPCLHTCCSTCLQDLLNDNELCCQECQTRFDKTFDGVEAFPLDTAIRNYLDFIRVQLRPTEVPCTDCPDEANAHAFCRDCFLFICHECTRAHKRTHVTKKHILVSIEDMRECDLRDFHRKDTCQTKGHEEQIFTFYCDKRGCDVPICTLCAVSDHNQQHGHIIRNLSEVYEDSKSTVHNVIREINNRGNPMSEAVSQFESVVDDLTEKESEINHEIDSIFDRFQKLLEERRERLHREVEHHCQSRKRELTEKVSELKSYSTNVKTAVEFATRVMSYTTASEFLVLRDVLLKRILELKNHKVSIPAKDDVALRFYRGASDESFADLVNAIGKVVTKDSSNSPETVNSSFQSESYRNSKRSSFSDFQIELQKDFNTLNSLNNSPSLNEQQGSKSSDYRMQKTSYQSTKQSMSNGPQLIKPNSRSDDYDTIKPSIQTQYYTPKQNKQSEYRYPAENESGVVQVEFNGQSLEPRDIQTPDSEFETARSELRDVAKSINESKFKPIVNGTTESTSPSQDKPSFFSRHLSSQRSLSARSKEESPRAEETSSVQTTETAFVPQRAHRPPSQDQSEDVGVFVRNGIADGQPRSGPAIFNDVTSPDFSFDVLTVHEEREVSIDGKTLRNRKTGNPSSSTVVGPTQLKQYKGIIGNYSFQQPGKYYYEVDVTFNIIQPLEQTWLVFELGLSRKEDIDKHHTVERHEFARSFYVARYPEDGKLSQEFWHNRDLKAIIPLCDNSPGLTVEMTYGMLINTATGKITIADVKREKKLYTFTDVDFSKPLFPVFGTYNSDLVNVIMRIRAGASLVQFPPFLKGNEALDSPRKSDPFDSDQRIPAENEKGMIQRQISMPTRMAGGQHNMLSPRNNMSRSSENINETSFDSARSGLRTTTAKPVKSKFGSVTNGNCSPKEKPPQSFFNRTRSPPTVKTQPVPGKLRTSASTSQLDTLSRPLGLGDFMKELEKRGNLPKQVQTERSLSQTGEKSFQPTSERSFKPITSPLNQRRSYDTDTDDDEVFAKSSSSEELKSGPATFNDVQCPDFALDVDTCHEEREASVDGKIFKNRKTGKPSSGNPKKQLQQYKGILGNFSFKEPGKYYFEVVVTFNIIQPLEQTWLVFEIGLCRREDVDKHHTVERHEHARSFYVARYPEDGKLAQEFWHNRDLLAYVPLSENKAGLNVEVTYGMVVDTKRKKWIIADVKKEKKLHTFSGLNFTKPLLPVFGAYNPDLISVEMKVKTGAQISSYPAFLKGL from the exons ATGAATATAAACCAGAACGCCTTCCTCTTGTGCCCGATTTGTGAAAAGGAGTATGATGACAGACGCGGTGCTCCACGTGTACTACCATGCCTACACACGTGCTGCTCAACGTGCTTACAAGATCTGTTAAACGACAACGAACTATGTTGTCAAGAATGCCAAACTCGTtttgacaaaacttttgatGGAGTTGAGGCCTTTCCATTAGACACTGCCATAAGAAACTATTTAGATTTTATTAGGGTACAGCTTCGACCTACAGAGGTTCCTTGTACTGACTGTCCAGATGAAGCAAATGCGCATGCATTTTGTCGGGACTGTTTCCTATTTATATGCCATGAATGTACACGTGCTCATAAAAGAACGCAcgtaacaaagaaacatattttagtATCTATAGAAGATATGCGAGAATGTGACCTTCGTGATTTTCACCGAAAAGACACATGTCAAACAAAGGGACACGAAGAACAGATATTTACATTCTACTGTGATAAACGAGGCTGCGATGTACCAATTTGTACCCTCTGCGCAGTCTCAGACCATAACCAACAGCACGGTCATATCATTCGTAACTTGAGCGAGGTTTATGAAGATAGCAAATCAACCGTTCATAACGTTATCCGAGAAATAAACAACAGGGGAAATCCAATGTCTGAAGCTGTATCACAATTCGAATCTGTAGTGGACGATTTGACCGAAAAGGAATCGGAaataaaccatgaaattgaTTCCATATTTGATCGATTTCAAAAACTGTTAGAAGAGCGAAGAGAAAGGCTTCACAGAGAAGTAGAACACCATTGCCAATCTAGAAAACGTGAACTAACGGAAAAAGTCTCGGAACTAAAAAGTTACTCAACTAATGTTAAAACTGCCGTAGAATTTGCTACCAGAGTCATGTCGTATACCACTGCGTCAGAATTCCTCGTGTTACGTGATGTGTTACTAAAGAGAATTTTAGAGTTAAAAAACCACAAGGTCTCCATTCCAGCAAAAGATGATGTGGCACTGAGATTTTATCGTGGTGCCTCCGACGAATCATTTGCAGATTTGGTCAATGCTATCGGAAAGGTTGTAACAAAGGACTCGTCCAATTCTCCAGAAACTGTTAACTCAAGCTTCCAAAGTGAAAGCTATAGAAACTCTAAACGAAGTAGTTTTAGTGATTTTCAGATCGAATTGCAGAAAGATTTCAACACTTTGAACAGTTTGAATAATTCTCCTTCTTTAAATGAACAACAGGGATCAAAATCATCTGATTATCGAATGCAAAAAACAAGTTACCAGTCAACTAAACAAAGCATGTCTAATGGCCCTCAGTTGATAAAACCTAATTCACGAAGTGATGATTACGATACCATTAAACCAAGCATCCAAACCCAGTATTACactccaaaacaaaacaaacaatcgGAATACCGATACCCAGCTGAGAACGAGAGCGGCGTCGTGCAAGTCGAGTTTAACGGCCAATCTTTAGAACCAAGAGATATACAAACTCCTGACTCGGAATTTGAGACAGCTCGAAGTGAATTAAGAGATGTTGCTAAAAGCATTAATGAATCAAAGTTCAAACCTATCGTAAATGGAACGACGGAATCAACTTCTCCAAGCCAGGATAAACCCAGCTTTTTCAGTCGGCATTTATCAAGTC AGCGAAGCCTTAGTGCCAGGTCAAAAGAGGAAAGTCCGCGTGCTGAAGAGACGAGTTCTGTACAAACCACGGAAACAGCTTTTGTTCCCCAACGTGCTCACAGACCTCCATCTC AAGACCAAAGTGAAGACGTCGGAG TTTTTGTTCGTAATGGTATCGCGGATGGCCAACCAAGATCAGGACCCGCCATTTTCAACGACGTCACAA GTCCAgatttttcatttgatgtttTGACTGTTCACGAAGAGAGAGAAGTTTCCATTGACGGAAAGACATTGCGTAACAGGAAAACTGGAAATCCGTCCAGTAGCACAGTAGTTGGACCAACTCAACTGAAACAGTACAAAGGAATTATTGGGAATTATTCCTTCCAGCAACCAGGAAAGTACTACTACGAGGTTGATGTCACTTTTAATATCATCCAACCACTAGAACAGACTTGGTTAGTTTTTGAGCTGGGCCTTAGCAGAAAAGAGGACATCGATAAACATCACACCGTTGAAAGACACGAGTTTGCACGATCATTTTACGTTGCTCGTTATCCAGAGGATGGAAAACTGTCACAGGAATTTTGGCACAACCGTGATCTAAAGGCTATCATTCCTTTGTGTGATAACAGTCCTGGTCTTACCGTAGAGATGACATATGGTATGCTTATAAACACAGCAACTGGAAAAATTACAATAGCTGATGTCAAGAGGGAAAAGAAGTTATACACGTTTACTGACGTCGATTTTTCTAAGCCATTGTTCCCTGTTTTTGGAACTTACAATTCTGATCTTGTGAACGTCATTATGAGGATTCGAGCTGGAGCTTCGCTGGTACAGTTTCCTCCGTTTCTTAAAG GTAATGAAGCATTAGATAGTCCAAGAAAGTCGGATCCATTTGACTCTGATCAACGAATACCTGCAGAGAACGAGAAAGGCATGATACAACGTCAGATCAGCATGCCAACTAGAATGGCGGGTGGTCAACATAATATGTTATCACCTAGAAATAATATGTCAAGGAgctctgaaaatataaatgaaacttCATTCGATAGCGCCCGCAGTGGACTGAGAACAACCACTGCGAAACCTGTCAAATCTAAATTTGGATCTGTGACTAATGGAAACTGTTCACCAAAAGAAAAACCACCACAAAGTTTCTTCAACAGAACTAGAAGTC CTCCTACAGTAAAGACGCAACCCGTTCCTGGTAAACTCCGAACATCAGCTTCAACATCACAGTTAGATACCTTGTCTAGACCATTAGGCCTTGGAGACTTTATGA AGGAACTCGAAAAGAGAGGAAATTTACCTAAACAGGTTCAAACTG AGAGAAGTCTGAGTCAGACTGGGGAAAAATCATTTCAGCCAACTTCTGAAAGATCATTTAAACCAATTACTTCTCCTCTGAACCAAAGACGTTCTT ATGACACTGATACGGACGACGATGAAG TATTTGCGAAAAGTTCCAGCTCGGAGGAGTTGAAATCAGGACCAGCAACATTCAATGACGTGCAAT gtCCAGATTTTGCCCTTGACGTAGACACTTGTCATGAAGAAAGGGAGGCTTCTGTAGACGGAAAAATATTCAAGAATCGCAAAACTGGTAAACCATCATCTGGCAACCCGAAGAAACAATTACAACAATACAAGGGAATTCTTGGTAATTTTTCCTTCAAAGAACCCGgcaaatattattttgaagtGGTTGTTACGTTCAATATTATCCAACCACTCGAGCAAACATGGCTCGTGTTTGAAATTGGTCTATGTAGACGAGAAGATGTTGATAAACACCACACTGTAGAACGTCACGAGCATGCACGATCTTTTTACGTCGCAAGGTACCCAGAAGATGGAAAACTAGCGCAAGAATTTTGGCACAACCGTGATCTCCTTGCCTATGTACCCCTAAGCGAAAATAAAGCAGGATTGAACGTGGAGGTCACCTATGGAATGGTAGTGGACACGAAGAGGAAGAAATGGATCATAGCCGACGTGAAGAAAGAGAAGAAACTGCATACTTTTTCGGGATTAAACTTCACCAAACCACTTTTGCCGGTATTTGGAGCGTACAATCCAGATCTCATCAGTGTTGAAATGAAGGTTAAGACTGGTGCACAAATTTCTTCATATCCTGCATTTCTCAAAGGTCTTTAA